In Betaproteobacteria bacterium, the genomic window GATCGAGTGCGAAGACCGGCAAGGCTGCCGGGAAACTGCGCGCGGGCCGGCCGCGATACGTTTCGAACGCTTCGTGTACCCTGAGACCGGCGACGAGTTCCATGCTCGCCTGGCGGCGCCAGTCGTTGAAATCACCTGCGATCACGAGTGGTGCGTCCTGCGGCACGAGACGCTCGATGCGCTTGCGCAGCGCTTCGAGCTGACGCCGGCGCCAGCGCGCCGCCAGCCCGAGGTGGACGTTGATGCAATGCAGGGGCTGGCGCCAGCCTGGCACATCGATCTCGCAGTGAAGCAACCCTCGACTTTCCAGCCGATGCGCCGAAATATCTTCATTGTCCCAGCGCACGATGGGAAATCGGGAAAGGATCGCGTTACCGTGATGGCCGCCCTCGTAGATGGCGTTCTTGCCGTAGGCGAAATCCGCCCACTCCTCGCCGGCTAGAAACTCGTGCTGTGGCTCGCTCGGCCAGTCGAGAAACCGCTGCGCGTGCTGCTCGTGCTCGCCCAGGACCTCCTGCAGGAACACGACGTCGGCACCGATCGCCGACAGCCGCTCGCGCACTTCGTGCACGACCATGCGGCGATTGAGCGAGGACAGGCCCTTGTGGATGTTGTAGGTGGTTACGCGGATGAACTCGATCATGGCGGCGCGGTTCCCCTCGCTCTTCCTCAACGCTGCGATGCTGTCCACAGGTCATCCAGGGGATTCGAACGGAGGTAGTGTCACCTATTCCAGCTTTGCGGGAACCGCGCTGGTTCGACGCGCGTGCTCCACTCTCGACGCACGCGCGCCGCAGCCGTTCAGGACGTCTCGAGCATCCGCTCCAGCGCGAGCTTCGCAGCCGCCGCCTCGTCGGCAGGCACGCTGATCCGGTTGACGACCCGGCCCTCCACCAGATTCTCGACACACCAGGCGAGGTGCTGCGGATCGATGCGCGCCATGGTCGAGCACATGCAGACAGTGGGCGCCATGAACTGGACGGTCTTGCCCTGCGGCTTCATCTCCCCGGCGAGGCGGTTGACGAGATTGAGTTCGGTGCCCACCAGCCAACGCGTGTTCGCCGGTGCCTCCGCAATGGTCTTGATGATGTACTCGGTCGATCCGACGTAGTCGGAGAGCTTGCACACTTCGAAGCTCGCCTCGGGGTGGGAAATCACGATGCCGTCCGGATGCTGATTGCGCCAGCGCAGGATGTGCTGCGGCTGGAACATCTGGTGCACGGAGCAATGCCCCTTCCACAGCAGAACTCTGGCGGCCCTGATCGCATCGGGCGTGAGCCCGCCCAGAGGCAGGTCGGGATCCCAGACCGGCATCTCTTCCAGCGGGATGCCCATCTTGAATCCGCTCCACCGCCCCAGGTGTTGATCGGGGAAGAAGAGCACCTTCTCGCGGCGGGCGAATGACCAGTCGAGAATCTTCGGCGCGTTGCTCGACGTGCACACGATGCCGCCGTGCTCGCCGCAGAATGCCTTGAGGTCGGCCGCGGAATTGATATAAGTGACCGGTGTGACCGACTCGTCGGGATCCAGCACGTCGGCGAGTTCGCGCCACGCACGCACCACCTTCGCGAGATTCGCCATGTCCGCCATCGAACAGCCGGCGTTCAGGTCGGGCAGGATGGAGATCTGGTGCGGGCGCGACAGGATGTCCGCCACCTCGGCCATGAAGTGCACGCCGCAAAAGACGATGTATTCCGCTTCGGTCTGTGCGGCGAGCCGCGACAGCTTGAGCGAGTCCCCGGTCAGGTCGGCGTGGCGATAGACGTCCGCACGCTGATAGTGGTGGCCGAGAATGACCGCACGTTTGCCGAGCGCCGCCTTCGCGGCGACGATGCGGTCCTGACACGCTTCGTCGCGCAGGGCCTCGAAGCGATCGAAGGCTATGGCCGCTGTTTGCATGACCTGTTGCGCTCCCTGATGTGTGCCCGTCACTCGACGGGACCGGCAATGGTATGCGCCTACGACAGATTTTCAAGCGGTTTGTTGCGCGTTTCAGGCGCGCACCGGGAAGCGCTCCAGCATCTGCGGCAGCAGCAGGATGGCGTCGCGGTTGCTCCATGAGCGCACGCGCTCGGCGGCGACTGCCCACGGCAGCCACTCGAACGCCACGTGTTCCGCGGGCGCGAGCGTCACCGGCTGCGTGTTCGGCAAGCACAGCCCGAAGACGTGCTCCACGTTGTGCCTGACCCCCGGGGCGTAGCGATGCAGGAAGAAGGGGTAGATCTCGTAGCGGTTCTGGAT contains:
- the nadA gene encoding quinolinate synthase NadA; amino-acid sequence: MQTAAIAFDRFEALRDEACQDRIVAAKAALGKRAVILGHHYQRADVYRHADLTGDSLKLSRLAAQTEAEYIVFCGVHFMAEVADILSRPHQISILPDLNAGCSMADMANLAKVVRAWRELADVLDPDESVTPVTYINSAADLKAFCGEHGGIVCTSSNAPKILDWSFARREKVLFFPDQHLGRWSGFKMGIPLEEMPVWDPDLPLGGLTPDAIRAARVLLWKGHCSVHQMFQPQHILRWRNQHPDGIVISHPEASFEVCKLSDYVGSTEYIIKTIAEAPANTRWLVGTELNLVNRLAGEMKPQGKTVQFMAPTVCMCSTMARIDPQHLAWCVENLVEGRVVNRISVPADEAAAAKLALERMLETS
- the nudB gene encoding dihydroneopterin triphosphate diphosphatase, with protein sequence MPHKIPVSVLVLIHTPGREVLLMERADHPGFWQSVTGSQDPGETLRETAAREVREETGLRIVPDELDDWNIQNRYEIYPFFLHRYAPGVRHNVEHVFGLCLPNTQPVTLAPAEHVAFEWLPWAVAAERVRSWSNRDAILLLPQMLERFPVRA
- a CDS encoding endonuclease/exonuclease/phosphatase family protein, which codes for MIEFIRVTTYNIHKGLSSLNRRMVVHEVRERLSAIGADVVFLQEVLGEHEQHAQRFLDWPSEPQHEFLAGEEWADFAYGKNAIYEGGHHGNAILSRFPIVRWDNEDISAHRLESRGLLHCEIDVPGWRQPLHCINVHLGLAARWRRRQLEALRKRIERLVPQDAPLVIAGDFNDWRRQASMELVAGLRVHEAFETYRGRPARSFPAALPVFALDRIYVRGFRVRHARVHHGEVWAKLSDHAALSATLVKL